The following nucleotide sequence is from bacterium.
GCAGGTGCTCGGCCTTCTGCTCGTCGGTTCCGATTTCGAGCAGCGTCGGTCCGAGCATGGTGAGACCGAAACTGCCCGGCGGCGGTGCCTTGATCGCGCGCATCTCCTGGGCCAGGACGGCCTGATGTTCGCGATCGAGCCCTCCCCCGCCGTACTCCGTGGGCCAGCCCGGCGCGGCCCAACCCCGGGAGCCGAGAGCGCGGACCCAATCGTCGAAGCGCACACGAGAAAGCCGCTCGCGGGATCCGACCCGGTCCTCCTCGGCGCAGTTTTCGGCCAGCCATTCCCGAACCTCACCTCGGAACGATTCGATCGATCCCATCCGGTGCCTCCCAGCTCAAACCCGCGACGGCGGGTGGAAGCTCTATTATATGACCTGTGGAACCTGAGAGCAGGTTCCGGGAATGAGCCCGAGAGGAACCCCAAAATGGCATTGAGCCTTTCCGAAGACCAGCTGATCATCCAGGAGACCGCGAAGAGCTTCCTCGAGGAAAAGTCGCCGGTCCAGCGGATGCGCGAGTTACGCGATTCCGAGGACGCCACCGGTTTCTCTCGCGCGCTATGGACGGAAATGGCCGAGATGGGCTGGACGGGAATCATCTTCCCCGAAGAACTCGGTGGGGCTGGCATGGGCTACCGAGAGCTCGGAGTCGTACTCCACGAGTGCGGTCGCGTACTGGCACCCGAACCCTTCCTGTCGACCGTACTCCTGGGTGGCAACGCGATCCTGCTGGGCGGCCGAGATCCCTTGAAGAAAGACCTGCTTCCCGGTGTATGCAATGGCGAACGCATCCTGGCCATGGCGTTCCAGGAACGAGGACGCTTCGATCCCTATTTGGTTTCAACTCGGGCCGAACGAGACGGTGACGGTTACCGGATCGATGGTCAGAAGCAGTTCGTGCTCGACGCCCACGTCGCAGACCAGCTGATCGTAGTGGCGCGAACCAGCGGCGAATCCGGCGATCGCAACGGCCTGTCCCTGTTCGCGGTCGATGCGGGTGCAAAAGGACTTTCGATTCAAAGAAACCAGATGCTGGACGGTCGCAATGCAGCGGATGTGACGCTGAAAGGTGTTTCCGTAGCGGGCGAGCGGGTTCTCGGCGAGATCGATGCGGGCGCGGAACTGCTCGACGCAGTATTCGACCGGGCGGCGATCGGACTCTCGGCCGAGATGCTAGGCGCCGCCGAAGAAGCCTTTGAGCGGACCCTCGCCTACCTGAAG
It contains:
- a CDS encoding acyl-CoA dehydrogenase, which codes for MALSLSEDQLIIQETAKSFLEEKSPVQRMRELRDSEDATGFSRALWTEMAEMGWTGIIFPEELGGAGMGYRELGVVLHECGRVLAPEPFLSTVLLGGNAILLGGRDPLKKDLLPGVCNGERILAMAFQERGRFDPYLVSTRAERDGDGYRIDGQKQFVLDAHVADQLIVVARTSGESGDRNGLSLFAVDAGAKGLSIQRNQMLDGRNAADVTLKGVSVAGERVLGEIDAGAELLDAVFDRAAIGLSAEMLGAAEEAFERTLAYLKDREQFGVKIGSFQALRHRAADMFCDLELARSVVREAVTALDE
- a CDS encoding acyl-CoA dehydrogenase encodes the protein MGSIESFRGEVREWLAENCAEEDRVGSRERLSRVRFDDWVRALGSRGWAAPGWPTEYGGGGLDREHQAVLAQEMRAIKAPPPGSFGLTMLGPTLLEIGTDEQKAEHLPPICKHEIIWCQGYSEPGAGSDLAGLQTRAVLEGDEYSVTGQK